The genome window TGGATGCCCTTCCGCCGGGGCGCTTGGAGCTCGATGGGGAGAACCTCTTCCTGGACGTCGTGGAGACGGCCACGGAGCCTCATGCTGCGAGGCGCTTCGAGGCCCATCGCCGCTACATAGACATTCACATCACCCTCCAGGGGGAGGAATGGTACGGCTATGCCCCCGTGGAGGACCTCAAGGCGGTGGAGCCCTATTCTGCCGAGCGCGACGTGCAGTTTTTCACCGGCGAGGGCGTCTATTTTCAGGTCCCCGCAGGGCAGTTCGTCCTGTTTTTTCCCGAGGACGCCCATAAGCCCTGCGTCTGTTTCAAGGAGCCGGGAAATGTCAGGAAGCTGATCCTGAAGGTCCTGCTGTGAAGGCCCTGATTTGAGGCCCTTGACTTGAGAGGCTGCACGCCGTCGGGCGCCGATGAGGTCTTCATGAACGCCGCCCTCGGCGAGGCGCGGGACGCCCTTCGGAGGGGGGATGTCCCGGTGGGCGCCGTCGTCGTCCGCGGCGGGGATGTGCTGGGGAGGGGGTCCAACCGGAAGGGCTGCGACCCGACCGCCCACGCCGAGGTCCTGGCCATTCGCTCGGCCGCGGAGCGGTTGGGACATTGGAACCTCAGGGACTGCGACCTCTACGTGACCCTGGAGCCCTGTCCGATGTGCGCCGGGGCGTGTGTGAACGCGCGCATCGAGGCTCTCGTCTTCGGAGCTCGGGATCCCAGGGCCGGCGCCGTGGGATCCCTTTTCGACATCCCGCGGGACACGCGCCTGAACCACCGGTGCCGGGTGCGGCAGGGGGTTCTGGCGGAGGTGTGCCTTTCGCTGCTGCGCGAGTACTTTTCGGCAAGGCGCCGTGGGATGGAGTACGAGCCTTGAGGAGCAGACGGAGAAAAATATCGATGCCGGGGGGACCTGCCCTCGTCCGCTTTACGCTTTACTTTATTTTGGGCGGCGGGCCTTTTTCGGCGGTTCGGAGAGGAATATAGCGTTGTTGTCGATCTGTACGGATTCCAACCTGAAGCTTTACGAGATTGGGGAGACCACCCGGGATCTGGCTCGCCGTCTTCAATGTTCCGAGCTGGCGGCGATGGTCCTGGAGATGCGTTCCTGGGACGACGGCGCGGATCCGGATGGGGTCAGAAAGTGGATGAGCCCGTGTTTCGAGGAGCTGTTGGATGCCCTGGACCTCGGGGCGGCGAGCGCGAGGGCGGCGGAGCTCTGGCGCTCCAAGAGCTCCTTCGGCAACATCCTCGTCTATGGGGACTACGACACGGACGGCATTTCCGCCACGGTGCTGGCCATGGAGATCTTCCGGCACAAGGCCTCGGGGGTCCGATACTTCATTCCCCGCCGCGACGTCCACGGCTACGGATTGCATCCGCCCGTCCTGGAGCAGGTGGTCCGGGGGGGATGCAATACCCTGGTCGTCGTGGACTGCGGGACGAACGACTCCGAGCTGCTCGCCGGCTTGAAGGAGCGTGGGGTTGATGTCTTCGTCTTCGACCACCATACGGTGGCGGAGCGCCCGGCCTTTCCGACGATCGTGAACCCCTGTGCGGACGGCGGGGAGAACGCCCGGAAGCTCTGCGCCACGGCTGTGCTCTGGAGCTGGGCCTGGAAGGAGAATATCCTTTCCCGATCATGGCTCCAGTATGCCCTGGACCTGGTGGCCCTGGCCACGGTCTCCGACTGCATGCCCCTGAACCCTCTGAACCGCTCCCTGGTCCGGAGGGGACTGCGCCTCATGAGGACCAACCCGAGGCGGGGACTGGGCGCCCTTTTCGAGAAGTTGGGCATAGTCCGGCGTCTTTTGTCGGAGGAACAGCTCTCGATGCGCGTGATCCCCTGCCTGAACGCCCCCGGCCGCATCGCCTGCGCCGACATCTCCGTGAGGGCCCTCTTGGGCGTGGGGAGCGACGACGCGGTCTACGAATGCGTGAACGACCTCGTCAGGGCCAACCGGAGACGGCAGATGATATCGGAGCAGATAGCCGGGGAAATCCGCCTCTCGGACGGCGAGGACCGGCATGTGATGTTTGACGACTCCTGGCCGGTTGGGGTGCTCAGCGGCGTCGCCAGCCGTATCTGCGCTCAGCGGCGCACGCCGGTGGCCCTGGCCGCGCCCGTCGGGGGCAAAATTCGGGGGACCCTGCGCGTACCGGTGGGGGGGAACGCCGTGGACGTCCTAAGCGAGATATCCGACCTCCTGGACGCCTGGGGAGGGCACCGCTACGCAGCCGGCTTCTCGGTGCTCACTCAGAACTGGAACGAGGTCGAGGAGGAATTGGAGAGGCTCCTGGCCGGGATGGGGATACGGGAGGAGCCCGTCGCCGCGATCAACATCTCGCCGGCGAGCATCTCCCTGGACG of uncultured Fretibacterium sp. contains these proteins:
- a CDS encoding YhcH/YjgK/YiaL family protein; translated protein: MILGTVQYPSRYGGLGIGVKKGLEYLAEQGELDALPPGRLELDGENLFLDVVETATEPHAARRFEAHRRYIDIHITLQGEEWYGYAPVEDLKAVEPYSAERDVQFFTGEGVYFQVPAGQFVLFFPEDAHKPCVCFKEPGNVRKLILKVLL
- the tadA gene encoding tRNA adenosine(34) deaminase TadA; translated protein: MRGCTPSGADEVFMNAALGEARDALRRGDVPVGAVVVRGGDVLGRGSNRKGCDPTAHAEVLAIRSAAERLGHWNLRDCDLYVTLEPCPMCAGACVNARIEALVFGARDPRAGAVGSLFDIPRDTRLNHRCRVRQGVLAEVCLSLLREYFSARRRGMEYEP
- a CDS encoding DHH family phosphoesterase — its product is MLSICTDSNLKLYEIGETTRDLARRLQCSELAAMVLEMRSWDDGADPDGVRKWMSPCFEELLDALDLGAASARAAELWRSKSSFGNILVYGDYDTDGISATVLAMEIFRHKASGVRYFIPRRDVHGYGLHPPVLEQVVRGGCNTLVVVDCGTNDSELLAGLKERGVDVFVFDHHTVAERPAFPTIVNPCADGGENARKLCATAVLWSWAWKENILSRSWLQYALDLVALATVSDCMPLNPLNRSLVRRGLRLMRTNPRRGLGALFEKLGIVRRLLSEEQLSMRVIPCLNAPGRIACADISVRALLGVGSDDAVYECVNDLVRANRRRQMISEQIAGEIRLSDGEDRHVMFDDSWPVGVLSGVASRICAQRRTPVALAAPVGGKIRGTLRVPVGGNAVDVLSEISDLLDAWGGHRYAAGFSVLTQNWNEVEEELERLLAGMGIREEPVAAINISPASISLDDWRAVRELGPFGNDNPCPRFYRASSPSDRIEPLGRDGRHSAVRVDNVRLLAFNAAADLQDASGVTGWIYHPRIDYWRNE